The following are encoded in a window of Pangasianodon hypophthalmus isolate fPanHyp1 chromosome 14, fPanHyp1.pri, whole genome shotgun sequence genomic DNA:
- the nufip2 gene encoding FMR1-interacting protein NUFIP2, producing the protein MAERPSTGASGIRLSHGADDGPDRSRLSVNDDQSCRQLQDEETQTKKTENGKINGFVVEGEETPTSLDLDSSLHSASQNGDKLLLESDLKLKPSGQLSHTGLKGERKGNNTSRNSMDCKNDKPSELTAHEGKKEALASLNGVVTLNCGPLTNGYPGKPGTDNDGSGSESGYTTPKKRRAQRNGRSLDNVTSSSQVKAMQQASKQEPGPAALELADRTSAALVEIGRASKTDSHSGGLTKTREATTTPPALQTSEVYRKSAGKKFEDKSTKTKVAASAKEDSWTLFKPPPVFPVDNSSAKIVPKISYASKVKENLNKSAQTGTEIPAPAPQVPGRPSQVPMSAVKTITSASFSNGDGSTCPLPGPHFSSVPSSSPVPVVSSAGSDHVASSSGSSCNPSTSTSTTTPEPRKPNLFVYPLSASSSSNMQLSLPSGRQSDPPPNQKSLGDIFQNQWGLSFINEPSGGPEGPTCGSTAKAKPGEVSFQGGCTAAVATQTHSVPQRPDQSAFTDKRTSVSKGGNLTPSAASGSTEGSLQGLNLEVDTQKDEPGVSGAIVFCSSSKDVGAELPRKLSLPREQGYTKGFERKASWDFFDLKAAVVYHTKEMEYILNLQKQDPNRVVLYSESKNGPDQ; encoded by the exons ATGGCGGAGCGGCCCTCCACAGGGGCGAGCGGGATACGGCTCAGTCACGGAGCGGACGATGGACCGGATCGATCGAGATTATCGGTGAACGATGATCAAAGCTGCCGTCAGCTCCAGGACGAGGAAACGCAGACGAAGAAAACAG agaatggaaaaataaatggatttgtAGTTGAGGGAGAGGAGACTCCCACTTCCCTTGACCTAGACAGCTCTCTGCACTCAGCGAGCCAAAATGGTGACAAACTCCTACTAGAATCCGACTTGAAACTGAAACCCTCCGgacagctctcacacactggCCTGAAGGGGGAAAGGAAAGGCAATAACACTAGTAGAAACAGTATGGACTGCAAAAATGACAAGCCCTCAGAGTTGACCGCACATGAGGGCAAAAAGGAGGCCCTGGCGTCTCTAAACGGCGTGGTGACACTAAACTGTGGGCCACTCACCAACGGTTATCCTGGCAAGCCCGGCACAGACAACGATGGCAGCGGCTCGGAAAGCGGTTACACCACACCGAAGAAGCGCCGAGCCCAGCGGAACGGCAGATCTTTGGACAATGTGACTTCTTCAAGCCAGGTCAAGGCCATGCAACAGGCCAGTAAGCAAGAACCAGGGCCAGCCGCTCTAGAACTGGCCGACAGAACCTCAGCGGCGCTGGTGGAAATCGGCCGAGCCTCAAAGACAGACAGCCATTCCGGTGGCTTGACTAAAACTAGAGAGGCAACCACTACCCCACCTGCACTACAGACGTCCGAGGTTTACCGGAAAAGCGCTGGGAAAAAATTTGAGGATAAGTCCACTAAAACGAAAGTGGCAGCATCAGCTAAAGAGGACTCGTGGACTCTGTTCAAGCCACCACCTGTCTTTCCTGTGGACAACAGTAGCGCGAAGATAGTGCCTAAGATCAGTTATGCAAGTAAAGTGAAGGAGAACCTCAATAAGTCAGCCCAGACTGGCACCGAGATTCCCGCTCCTGCTCCACAGGTACCTGGGAGGCCTTCGCAGGTGCCCATGTCGGCTGTGAAAACCATCACCTCGGCCAGCTTTAGCAATGGTGATGGCAGCACCTGCCCTCTGCCTGGTCCCCACTTCAGCTCGGTCCCCAGTTCCTCCCCTGTGCCAGTCGTCTCCTCAGCAGGCTCTGATCATGTAGCATCTTCCTCCGGCAGTAGCTGCAAtccctccacctccacctcaaCTACCACACCTGAGCCCAGGAAGCCTAATCTGTTCGTTTACCCCCTTTCTGCCTCCTCCTCTTCCAATATGCAACTTTCTCTCCCCAGCGGCCGTCAATCTGACCCTCCACCCAATCAGAAATCTCTGGGCGACATCTTTCAAAACCAATGGGGTTTGTCGTTCATCAACGAACCCAGCGGCGGTCCAGAAGGTCCGACATGCGGCTCGACGGCAAAGGCCAAACCCGGAGAGGTGAGCTTTCAGGGAGGCTGCACTGCCGCTGTggctacacagacacacagcgtCCCCCAGAGGCCGGATCAGTCAGCTTTCACAGACAAACGGACTAGCGTGAGTAAAGGAGGAAACCTCACACCGTCTGCAGCCAGCGGGTCTACTGAAGGCTCGCTTCAGGGCTTGAACCTCGAGGTGGATACGCAAAAGGACGAGCCTGGGGTTTCTGGTGCAATAGTGTTTTGCTCTTCCTCTAAGGACGTTGGGGCAGAGCTACCGCGCAAGCTGTCTCTGCCCAGAGAGCAAGGCTACACTAAGGGCTTCGAGAGGAAAGCCAGCTGGGACTTTTTTGATCTTAAAGCTGCTGTAGTATATCACACTAAAG aaatggaatatattttgaatttgcAAAAGCAAG
- the LOC113539357 gene encoding class A basic helix-loop-helix protein 9-like codes for MSLSGTSTESEFSEDEQEGCASGLEVSDSPSEDPLNKLSAASESDLTEVSVAKKRRRPARSKARRVAANVRERKRILDYNQAFNALRVVLKHDLNGKRLSKIATLRRAIHRISALSALLQSNSQDEPDTPSCIHPECHVRLDDTRREEPSENWADPQHQAELHRTPQHATLLSGALGSPSPPYSNFSPANIYSAEGLNYPCYSQDPEFQFGFKRMEVFSDAPATPFPWQWQCSGFQQSLSMH; via the coding sequence ATGAGTTTGTCCGGCACCAGCACTGAGTCGGAGTTTTCCGAGGACGAGCAGGAGGGCTGTGCATCAGGCTTGGAGGTTTCAGACAGTCCCAGTGAAGATCCTTTGAATAAACTGTCAGCTGCCTCAGAAAGTGATCTCACGGAGGTCAGCGTTGCTAAGAAGCGAAGGCGGCCGGCTCGTTCCAAAGCCCGCAGGGTTGCTGCGAATGTCCGAGAACGCAAGCGCATCCTGGACTACAACCAAGCCTTCAATGCATTACGCGTGGTGCTCAAACACGACCTCAATGGCAAACGTCTGTCTAAGATAGCAACTCTGCGCCGGGCCATCCATCGCATCTCAGCGCTGTCTGCGCTCTTACAGTCAAACTCACAAGACGAACCGGACACACCATCATGCATCCATCCTGAGTGCCACGTGAGGCTGGATGACACCCGACGTGAGGAACCGTCGGAGAACTGGGCAGACCCCCAGCACCAAGCAGAGCTCCACAGAACCCCTCAGCATGCTACACTGTTATCTGGAGCTCTCGGATCACCGTCTCCTCCTTACAGCAACTTCTCTCCTGCAAACATTTACTCCGCAGAGGGTCTGAACTATCCCTGCTATAGCCAAGACCCTGAATTTCAGTTCGGCTTTAAGCGCATGGAAGTGTTTTCAGATGCTCCGGCCACGCCTTTCCCCTGGCAGTGGCAGTGCTCGGGATTCCAGCAGTCTCTAAGTATGCACTGA